The following coding sequences are from one Streptomyces sp. NBC_00536 window:
- a CDS encoding VOC family protein produces MTTAMTTAATPVHWKLVVDCADPLRLAHFWSAALGYEREDHAELIERLIGFGAVTDDDWKVVEGRKVWRSAAAVRHPGDPVDPQTGVGLGRRVLFNAVPEPKQGKNRLHIDLHFGPERRVAESERLTALGATVIRAVEEHGGAHVVMADPEGNEFCVQ; encoded by the coding sequence ATGACCACAGCCATGACCACTGCCGCGACCCCCGTGCACTGGAAGCTCGTCGTCGACTGCGCCGATCCGCTGCGCCTGGCGCATTTCTGGTCCGCCGCGCTGGGCTACGAGCGCGAGGACCATGCCGAGCTGATCGAGCGGCTGATCGGCTTCGGCGCGGTCACGGACGACGACTGGAAGGTGGTGGAGGGCCGCAAGGTCTGGCGGTCGGCCGCGGCCGTACGCCACCCCGGGGACCCGGTCGATCCGCAGACCGGGGTCGGGCTCGGGCGGCGGGTGCTGTTCAACGCCGTACCGGAGCCCAAGCAGGGCAAGAACCGGCTGCACATCGATCTGCACTTCGGCCCGGAGCGGCGGGTGGCCGAGAGCGAGCGGCTGACCGCGCTGGGGGCCACGGTGATCCGGGCCGTGGAGGAACACGGCGGTGCGCATGTGGTGATGGCGGACCCCGAGGGCAACGAGTTCTGCGTGCAGTGA
- a CDS encoding SIR2 family NAD-dependent protein deacylase, which yields MGKPLVVVFSGAGMSTDSGIPDYRGPQGLWRRDPGAEKLVTYEYYMEDPEIRRRSWLMRAEIAALGARPNAAHLAVAALERGGTPVRVVTQNVDGLHQLAGMPDRKVFELHGTARAVVCTRCHVRSPMAETLERVAAGEPDPPCLICGGILKAGTVMFGERLDPEVLAQAMAVAKGCQIFIAVGSTLQVQPAASLAGIAAEHGARLIIVNAEETPYDALADELIREPIGSALPALLDRLQDVQV from the coding sequence ATGGGGAAGCCACTTGTCGTCGTGTTCAGCGGGGCCGGAATGTCCACGGATTCCGGGATTCCGGACTACCGGGGGCCGCAGGGTCTGTGGCGCCGGGATCCCGGCGCCGAGAAGTTGGTGACGTACGAGTACTACATGGAGGATCCGGAGATCCGGCGCCGGTCCTGGCTGATGCGGGCCGAGATCGCGGCGCTCGGCGCCCGGCCCAACGCGGCGCACCTGGCCGTCGCCGCCCTGGAGCGCGGCGGGACCCCGGTCCGGGTCGTCACCCAGAACGTCGACGGGCTGCACCAGCTCGCCGGAATGCCCGACCGCAAGGTCTTCGAGCTGCACGGCACCGCCCGGGCCGTCGTCTGCACCCGGTGTCACGTCCGCTCCCCGATGGCGGAGACCCTGGAGCGGGTCGCGGCGGGCGAGCCCGATCCCCCGTGCCTGATCTGCGGCGGGATCCTCAAGGCGGGCACCGTGATGTTCGGCGAGCGGCTCGACCCCGAGGTGCTGGCCCAGGCCATGGCCGTGGCCAAGGGCTGCCAGATCTTCATCGCGGTGGGGAGCACGCTCCAGGTGCAGCCCGCCGCCTCGCTGGCCGGGATCGCGGCCGAGCACGGGGCCCGGCTGATCATCGTGAACGCCGAGGAGACCCCGTACGACGCGCTCGCCGACGAACTGATCCGCGAGCCGATCGGGAGCGCGCTGCCCGCGCTCCTCGACCGGCTCCAGGACGTCCAGGTGTAG
- a CDS encoding VOC family protein produces the protein MIGNGFTTCLWFDDNAEAAADFYLSVFKDGKRGRVGHYNDAGPGEPGSVMVVEFEINGQKFIGLNGGPMFTFSEAVSFQIHCEDQAEVDHYWAALTADGGEESQCGWLKDRFGLSWQVVPAEVIDLISDPDPEKAARASAAVYTMKKIDLAAVKKAHAGG, from the coding sequence ATGATCGGCAACGGTTTCACCACGTGCCTGTGGTTCGACGACAACGCGGAAGCGGCCGCCGACTTCTACCTGTCCGTCTTCAAGGACGGCAAGCGGGGCCGCGTCGGCCACTACAACGATGCCGGTCCCGGCGAACCCGGGTCCGTGATGGTCGTCGAGTTCGAGATCAACGGGCAGAAGTTCATCGGGCTCAACGGCGGCCCCATGTTCACCTTCAGCGAGGCCGTCTCCTTCCAGATCCACTGCGAGGACCAGGCCGAGGTGGACCACTACTGGGCGGCGCTGACCGCCGACGGCGGCGAGGAGTCGCAGTGCGGCTGGCTCAAGGACCGCTTCGGGCTGTCCTGGCAGGTCGTCCCGGCCGAGGTGATCGACCTGATCAGCGACCCCGACCCGGAGAAGGCCGCCCGGGCCAGCGCCGCCGTGTACACGATGAAGAAGATCGACCTGGCCGCGGTGAAGAAGGCCCACGCGGGCGGCTGA
- a CDS encoding bifunctional glycosyltransferase/CDP-glycerol:glycerophosphate glycerophosphotransferase: MPPRLSIVVPVYNVELYLDECLESLAAQTFGDFEVVMVDDGSTDTSAVIAKAFAARDSRFRLVLQENAGLGAARNAGARYLSEGTEYLAFVDSDDTLPANAYQLMVDTLDETGSDFVGGNVLRFRSVGMNQSWGHKAPFAKTRLKTHISKFAPLVTDRTAWNKVYRRTFWDEHGFQYPEGILYEDAPVSIPAHYFAASVDVLSDVVYHWRVRETGERSITQRSTDPVSLVDRVTSVRLVRDALKAKTGAKYARYLRDYDHNVLSEELPLIYKYVPEGGQDFRDAFVRDVGALVREIGSEPWSDLTVADRLKAYLAREGRVEDFIALLKHQGDFSYSVPVKGLARPQADYPFLQGRPPVPAKVLTLGPRERRVVSRLEQAAWSGGKLLLRGYALPGHLGAESRLGSRKMLIFREKGKRRRTVVNTRTVAAPMATVNAAHLALRHADWAGFTAVVDPSVFQQGGKWRDGTWTTSVAVTGAGGLHRARLKGGDHDSGLTPPAHWVAPDVRIVPTVSGALTVTVEVVRARVLDVRPAADDTAFEISGELAADFGAGAALRAEHQNSGTVLTLPLETTADAHGGRSAFTVRVPIADLAAVPDAVPAPGEWLPEPWNLTVTRADGTAVDLAHDERGGFTGLVLPVPGDGTGRAVFVKRTATGQLCFSLQPSPPLVETVTAEDGTLTLRGTFLPPADSADEPYELVLHNWHGEEYSYPVTTGDGRFEAVFTPVLPEHFAGKTTLPHGRWWPTLRPVSQGGATASLLGVDRGAPVQLIAPALGTGPAAVTVDGRRMRVEARFFDRMALVTDPLLTPHDRSRYAQRIARDVTYPAQRRAPLKDVIVYDTFQGNGAGDSPRAIHEELLRRGADLEHIWLVNDGRAEVPPTARAVQYRSLEAWDVLARARYYVVNDSVPAPFFRREGQVVVQTWHGTPLKQIGHDFIHDYYSSPEVLEALEHDSAQWSLLASPSSFATPILKRALAFKGEVMEVGSPRTDALVRPDADRIAGIRRRLGLPEGKKVVLYMPTWRENNEGWSGGYKLDLRIDLDEARRELGEDHVLLVRGHYRVTEQVRDAVRDGFVMDVSRWADATDLLLVADVLVSDYSSAMCDFALTDRPILLFTYDLDHYRDTLRGLTLDLEAKGPGPLLHDSASLIAAVRDADAVGAEYAERRAAFRAEFCDLDDGRAAERVVDRMLEM; encoded by the coding sequence ATGCCCCCGCGCCTGAGCATCGTCGTCCCTGTCTACAACGTCGAGCTCTACCTCGACGAGTGCCTGGAGTCTCTCGCCGCGCAGACATTCGGCGACTTCGAAGTCGTCATGGTCGACGACGGCTCCACGGACACGAGTGCCGTCATAGCCAAGGCCTTCGCCGCCCGTGACAGCCGCTTCCGGCTGGTCCTGCAGGAGAACGCCGGACTCGGCGCGGCCCGCAACGCCGGTGCCCGGTACCTGTCCGAGGGCACCGAGTACCTCGCCTTCGTCGACAGTGACGACACCCTGCCGGCCAACGCGTACCAGCTGATGGTGGACACCCTCGACGAGACCGGTTCGGACTTCGTCGGCGGCAACGTCCTGCGCTTCCGCTCCGTCGGCATGAACCAGTCGTGGGGACACAAGGCGCCCTTCGCCAAGACCCGGCTGAAGACGCACATCTCCAAGTTCGCCCCGCTCGTCACCGACCGGACCGCCTGGAACAAGGTCTACCGGCGCACCTTCTGGGACGAGCACGGCTTCCAGTACCCGGAAGGCATCCTCTACGAGGACGCCCCCGTCAGCATCCCCGCGCACTACTTCGCCGCCAGCGTCGACGTCCTCAGCGACGTCGTCTATCACTGGCGCGTCCGCGAGACCGGCGAGCGCTCCATCACCCAGCGCTCCACCGACCCGGTCTCGCTCGTCGACCGCGTCACCTCCGTCCGCCTGGTCCGCGACGCCCTCAAGGCCAAGACCGGCGCCAAGTACGCCCGTTACCTGCGCGACTACGACCACAACGTGCTGAGCGAGGAACTCCCGCTCATCTACAAGTACGTACCCGAGGGCGGCCAGGACTTCCGCGACGCGTTCGTCCGCGACGTCGGCGCCCTGGTCCGCGAGATCGGCAGCGAGCCCTGGAGCGACCTCACCGTCGCCGACCGGCTCAAGGCCTACCTCGCCCGCGAAGGCCGCGTCGAGGACTTCATCGCCCTCCTCAAGCACCAGGGCGACTTCTCCTACAGCGTCCCCGTCAAGGGGCTCGCCCGGCCGCAGGCCGACTACCCCTTCCTCCAGGGCCGCCCGCCCGTCCCCGCCAAGGTGCTCACCCTCGGCCCCCGCGAACGACGCGTCGTCAGCAGGCTCGAACAGGCGGCCTGGAGCGGCGGCAAGCTGCTGCTGCGCGGCTACGCCCTGCCCGGCCACCTCGGCGCCGAGAGCCGCCTGGGCTCCCGCAAGATGCTGATCTTCCGGGAGAAGGGCAAGCGCCGCCGTACGGTCGTCAACACCCGCACCGTCGCCGCGCCCATGGCCACCGTGAACGCCGCGCACCTCGCGCTGCGCCACGCCGACTGGGCCGGTTTCACCGCCGTCGTCGACCCCTCCGTCTTCCAGCAGGGCGGCAAGTGGCGCGACGGCACCTGGACCACCTCGGTCGCCGTCACCGGCGCCGGCGGTCTGCACCGCGCCCGGCTCAAGGGCGGCGACCACGACAGCGGCCTGACCCCGCCCGCCCACTGGGTGGCGCCCGACGTCCGGATCGTGCCCACCGTCTCCGGTGCGCTCACCGTCACGGTCGAGGTCGTCCGGGCCCGGGTCCTGGACGTCCGCCCCGCCGCCGACGACACCGCCTTCGAGATCAGCGGCGAACTCGCCGCGGACTTCGGCGCCGGAGCCGCGCTGCGCGCCGAGCACCAGAACTCCGGCACCGTCCTGACGCTGCCGCTGGAGACCACCGCCGACGCCCACGGCGGCCGCAGCGCCTTCACCGTGCGCGTGCCGATCGCCGACCTGGCCGCCGTGCCGGACGCGGTGCCCGCCCCCGGCGAATGGCTCCCCGAGCCGTGGAACCTGACCGTGACCCGCGCCGACGGCACCGCCGTCGACCTCGCGCACGACGAGCGCGGCGGGTTCACCGGCCTGGTCCTGCCCGTCCCCGGAGACGGCACCGGCCGCGCCGTGTTCGTCAAGCGCACCGCCACCGGGCAGCTCTGCTTCTCCCTCCAGCCGTCGCCCCCGCTGGTGGAGACGGTCACCGCCGAGGACGGCACGCTGACCCTGCGCGGTACGTTCCTCCCGCCCGCCGACAGCGCCGACGAGCCGTACGAGCTGGTCCTGCACAACTGGCACGGCGAGGAGTACAGCTACCCCGTCACCACCGGCGACGGCCGCTTCGAAGCGGTCTTCACCCCGGTCCTGCCGGAGCACTTCGCCGGGAAGACCACGCTGCCGCACGGCCGCTGGTGGCCGACGCTGCGCCCGGTCAGCCAGGGCGGCGCCACCGCGAGCCTGCTCGGAGTCGACCGGGGCGCCCCGGTCCAGCTGATCGCCCCCGCCCTCGGCACCGGCCCCGCGGCCGTGACCGTGGACGGCCGCCGGATGCGCGTGGAAGCACGCTTCTTCGACCGCATGGCGCTGGTCACCGACCCGCTGCTGACCCCGCACGACCGCTCCCGCTACGCACAGCGCATCGCCCGTGACGTCACCTACCCGGCGCAGCGCCGTGCCCCGCTCAAGGACGTCATCGTCTACGACACCTTCCAGGGGAACGGCGCCGGCGACTCGCCGCGCGCCATCCACGAGGAGCTGCTGCGCCGCGGCGCGGACCTGGAGCACATCTGGCTGGTCAACGACGGCCGCGCCGAGGTCCCGCCGACCGCCCGCGCCGTGCAGTACCGCAGCCTGGAGGCGTGGGACGTACTGGCCCGCGCCCGCTACTACGTCGTGAACGACAGCGTCCCCGCGCCGTTCTTCCGCCGCGAGGGCCAGGTCGTCGTACAGACCTGGCACGGCACGCCGCTCAAGCAGATCGGCCACGACTTCATCCACGACTACTACTCGTCCCCCGAGGTGCTCGAAGCGCTGGAGCACGACAGCGCCCAGTGGTCCCTGCTCGCCTCGCCGAGCAGTTTCGCCACGCCGATCCTCAAGCGCGCCCTCGCCTTCAAGGGCGAGGTCATGGAGGTCGGCAGCCCGCGCACCGACGCGCTGGTCCGCCCCGACGCCGACCGGATCGCCGGCATCCGCCGCCGCCTCGGCCTGCCCGAGGGCAAGAAGGTCGTGCTGTACATGCCGACCTGGCGCGAGAACAACGAGGGCTGGAGCGGCGGCTACAAGCTCGACCTGCGCATCGACCTGGACGAGGCCCGGCGCGAGCTGGGCGAGGACCACGTGCTGCTGGTCCGCGGCCACTACCGGGTGACCGAGCAGGTCCGCGACGCGGTCCGCGACGGCTTCGTCATGGACGTGTCCCGCTGGGCCGACGCCACCGACCTGCTGCTCGTGGCCGACGTACTCGTCTCGGACTACTCGTCCGCGATGTGCGACTTCGCGCTCACCGACCGCCCGATCCTGCTGTTCACCTACGACCTCGACCACTACCGCGACACGCTGCGCGGCCTCACCCTCGACCTTGAGGCCAAGGGGCCGGGCCCGCTGCTGCACGACTCGGCGAGCCTGATCGCCGCGGTGCGCGACGCGGACGCGGTGGGCGCCGAGTACGCCGAGCGGCGCGCCGCCTTCCGCGCCGAGTTCTGCGACCTCGACGACGGCCGCGCCGCCGAGCGCGTCGTCGACCGCATGCTGGAGATGTAG
- a CDS encoding roadblock/LC7 domain-containing protein — MVPAEAQAEILAELRRLRARVPQLTGALAASADGLVLAQDTAATEAEAVAALTAAALGVAQRLSDSTGQGDFRELLVRGEHGYVATYAAGDAAVLTLIAEPRANVGRLHLEARRSSLRIAELIDGVLGRRGPDAPAPERPR, encoded by the coding sequence ATGGTGCCCGCCGAGGCCCAAGCCGAGATCCTCGCCGAGCTGCGGCGGCTGCGGGCCCGGGTCCCCCAGCTCACCGGGGCCCTCGCCGCCAGCGCCGACGGTCTGGTGCTCGCCCAGGACACGGCCGCCACCGAGGCAGAAGCCGTGGCGGCGCTGACCGCCGCCGCCCTCGGGGTGGCCCAACGGCTCAGCGACAGCACCGGACAGGGCGACTTCCGGGAGCTGCTCGTCCGGGGCGAGCACGGGTACGTCGCCACCTACGCCGCCGGAGACGCGGCGGTCCTGACCCTGATCGCGGAGCCGCGCGCCAACGTGGGCCGGCTCCACCTGGAGGCCCGCCGCTCCAGCCTGCGGATCGCCGAGCTGATCGACGGCGTCCTCGGCCGGCGCGGCCCGGACGCCCCCGCCCCCGAGAGACCCCGCTGA
- a CDS encoding transcriptional regulator — MTTAPPTDSTPAHAAVSPLLTRLAAERATGALLRDRGTLFLEDGRIVHAESPATPGLDVLLTTGGGLAPERWREAVDRAGARRQVARFLVDSGGLAGGELEICHLAAIFDAAFFALSPGSGPSRFRRGATHWIGSVRSVAAAAVERETRRRRELLDAVWPYPLLDTSPVVPRAAAPGQTVTSRQRFLLRQTDGVRTPAALAWVLGRPAFHTLLDVRRLAAAGLVETPHAPAPAPAPEPLPDWMTQAQTPDVALLRRLRDALEAL; from the coding sequence ATGACCACCGCGCCGCCCACCGACAGCACCCCCGCCCACGCCGCCGTCTCCCCGCTGCTCACCCGGCTCGCCGCCGAGCGGGCCACCGGAGCCCTGCTGCGCGACCGCGGCACCCTCTTCCTTGAGGACGGGCGGATCGTGCACGCCGAGAGCCCGGCCACCCCGGGACTCGACGTCCTGCTCACCACCGGCGGCGGACTCGCCCCCGAACGCTGGCGGGAGGCCGTGGACCGGGCCGGCGCCCGCCGTCAGGTCGCCCGGTTCCTCGTCGACAGCGGCGGGCTCGCCGGGGGCGAACTGGAGATCTGCCACCTCGCCGCGATCTTCGACGCCGCCTTCTTCGCGCTCTCCCCGGGCAGCGGCCCCTCGCGCTTCCGGCGCGGGGCCACCCACTGGATCGGCTCCGTGCGCTCCGTGGCGGCCGCGGCCGTCGAGCGCGAGACCCGGCGGCGGCGCGAGCTGCTGGACGCCGTGTGGCCGTACCCGCTGCTCGACACCTCGCCGGTGGTGCCCCGGGCGGCCGCGCCCGGCCAGACGGTCACCAGCCGCCAGCGGTTCCTGCTGCGGCAGACGGACGGGGTCCGCACCCCCGCCGCGCTGGCCTGGGTGCTGGGCCGGCCGGCCTTCCACACCCTGCTCGACGTACGGCGGCTGGCCGCGGCCGGACTGGTCGAGACCCCGCACGCACCGGCGCCCGCGCCCGCCCCCGAGCCGCTGCCGGACTGGATGACCCAGGCCCAGACCCCCGACGTGGCCCTGCTCCGCCGGTTACGCGACGCACTGGAGGCACTGTGA
- a CDS encoding DUF4304 domain-containing protein, whose product MNATDLFHQMLRERIAPALREAGFTGTGREYRLAVAAPDHALIGFQRSAASTPDRCRFTVNLRAVGYQEHEDLRRLRPALGTRLSANHVGPVGWHARIGQLLGHPHDHWWTITDERSASAVAEDVVDLVQRHAVPALWGRLTGHAPVPGPVIDPLPECLDTGCVNRPGPAGAGPGALAFDAADLVGTVVYEVGERQAWPYLVFHDDEEDVEGRITIDASWRLEQPDFGWIRVGHDPAGDERIVRSPGATLPAHKMAVLGELGLCRVSDAEVKRDGSLHICFEAGTPRDACITVSGTPHALTVTTPWRFDGWVHA is encoded by the coding sequence GTGAACGCGACCGACTTGTTCCATCAGATGCTCCGCGAGCGCATAGCCCCGGCACTGCGCGAAGCGGGCTTCACCGGCACCGGCCGGGAGTACCGGCTCGCAGTCGCCGCCCCCGACCACGCGCTGATCGGCTTCCAGCGCAGCGCCGCCTCCACCCCGGACCGCTGCCGTTTCACCGTCAACCTCCGCGCCGTCGGCTACCAGGAGCACGAGGACCTGCGGCGGCTGCGCCCCGCGCTGGGCACCCGGCTGTCGGCCAACCACGTCGGCCCCGTCGGCTGGCACGCCCGGATCGGGCAGCTGCTCGGCCACCCGCACGACCACTGGTGGACGATCACCGACGAGCGCAGCGCCTCCGCCGTCGCCGAGGACGTGGTGGACCTGGTGCAGCGCCATGCCGTGCCCGCGCTGTGGGGCCGGCTCACCGGGCACGCCCCGGTCCCCGGTCCGGTGATCGACCCGCTCCCCGAGTGCCTCGACACCGGGTGCGTGAACCGTCCGGGGCCCGCGGGCGCCGGGCCGGGCGCTCTCGCCTTCGACGCGGCCGATCTCGTCGGCACCGTCGTCTACGAGGTCGGCGAACGCCAGGCCTGGCCGTACCTCGTCTTCCACGACGACGAGGAGGACGTGGAGGGCCGCATCACCATCGACGCCTCGTGGCGGCTGGAACAGCCGGACTTCGGCTGGATCCGGGTAGGCCACGACCCGGCGGGCGACGAACGGATCGTCCGCTCCCCGGGCGCCACGCTCCCCGCGCACAAGATGGCCGTGCTCGGCGAACTGGGCCTGTGCCGCGTCTCGGACGCCGAGGTCAAGCGCGACGGCTCCCTGCACATCTGCTTCGAGGCGGGCACCCCGCGCGATGCCTGCATCACGGTCTCCGGCACCCCGCACGCGCTGACGGTCACCACGCCCTGGCGGTTCGACGGCTGGGTCCACGCCTGA
- a CDS encoding PucR family transcriptional regulator, producing the protein MERIIEEIREDLARRIAVAADRLAERTLAEDPAYAAPLGRAELRERAHRQLRQTVEGVVRSSRGLPVDLTEARSVGVLRAEQGLPLSSLLRSHRQAGRLLWQTLTEAVTAHDRAALPRLLPGASVLWDVLDQQTDATAEAYRQAETARGGRDRERRAALLDSLLDGGAPEAAAAAAAQLGLPGQGRFAVLVLRAGADPVERPPLAAAGPRVLWRIRADGESALVELGHHPLEAVRELLAPLGVRAGVSPVVAAPAEFARARRLAVLALRTTTGPGSPRTALLDERLPAALVAGQGELAGRLRQVVLGPVLALAPEDGRVLLTTLGTWLACQGSTTYAAQRLYCHRNTVSNRLRRLEQLTGRSLTDPAHVVELALAHAAVVQRAADGQGASAPKSPPRTPRRSGPAG; encoded by the coding sequence ATGGAGCGGATCATCGAGGAGATACGCGAGGACCTGGCCCGGCGGATCGCCGTGGCGGCGGACCGGCTGGCCGAGCGGACCCTGGCCGAGGATCCCGCGTACGCCGCTCCGCTCGGCCGGGCCGAGCTGCGCGAGCGCGCCCACCGGCAGCTGCGGCAGACCGTCGAGGGGGTGGTCCGCAGCTCCCGCGGGCTGCCGGTGGACCTGACGGAGGCGCGTTCCGTGGGCGTGCTGCGGGCCGAACAGGGGCTGCCGCTCTCCTCGTTGCTCCGCAGCCACCGGCAGGCGGGGCGGCTGCTGTGGCAGACCCTCACCGAGGCGGTGACCGCGCACGACCGGGCCGCGCTCCCCCGGCTGCTGCCCGGTGCGAGCGTGCTGTGGGACGTGCTGGACCAGCAGACCGACGCCACCGCCGAGGCGTACCGGCAGGCGGAGACCGCGCGCGGCGGCCGCGACCGGGAGCGGCGGGCGGCCCTGCTCGACTCCCTCCTCGACGGCGGCGCTCCCGAGGCGGCGGCCGCCGCGGCCGCCCAGCTGGGGCTGCCCGGGCAGGGGCGGTTCGCGGTGCTCGTGCTGCGGGCCGGCGCGGACCCGGTGGAGCGTCCGCCGCTCGCCGCGGCCGGACCGCGCGTGCTGTGGCGGATCCGGGCGGACGGGGAGAGCGCCCTGGTGGAGCTGGGCCACCATCCGCTGGAGGCGGTGCGGGAGTTACTGGCCCCGCTGGGGGTACGGGCCGGGGTGAGCCCGGTGGTGGCGGCGCCCGCCGAGTTCGCGCGGGCCCGGCGCCTCGCGGTCCTCGCGCTGCGCACGACGACCGGCCCGGGCAGCCCGCGCACGGCCCTGCTGGACGAGCGGCTCCCGGCGGCGCTGGTCGCGGGCCAGGGGGAACTCGCGGGGCGGCTGCGCCAGGTGGTGCTGGGCCCGGTGCTGGCGCTGGCCCCGGAGGACGGCCGGGTGCTGCTGACCACGCTGGGCACCTGGCTGGCCTGCCAGGGTTCGACGACGTACGCGGCGCAGCGGCTGTACTGCCACCGCAACACGGTCTCCAACCGGCTGCGCCGGCTGGAGCAGCTGACCGGCCGGTCGCTGACGGACCCGGCGCACGTCGTGGAGCTGGCGCTGGCGCACGCGGCGGTGGTCCAGCGGGCGGCCGACGGGCAGGGCGCATCCGCGCCAAAGTCCCCGCCGCGCACGCCGCGCCGGTCCGGCCCGGCCGGGTGA
- a CDS encoding APC family permease, with translation MRRINAKRVLVGEPLDTARLGETLLPKRLALPIFCSDPLSSVAYATEEILLILALGGVTLLHLAWYAAAAIVFLMVVVVASYRQTCHAYPGGGGAYIVSSENLGPTAALTAASALLVDYVLTVAVSVVSGVAAITSAIPSLHDHMVLLSVCFVVLLTLMNLRGVRESGRVFAIPTYGFVLVIYIMFAVAAVRLGTGTTIRAESAELPITAEGTYAGLAVVLLALRAFASGCTALTGVEAISNGVPAFQKPKARNAATTLAAMGVLSVTMFVGITVLAMSYKVHVAADPTELGLPAGTATSTALAQIGRATFGSWDFLFYLLQAVTAGVLILAANTAFNGFPMLASILAKDRYAPRQLFNRGDRLVYSNGVVVLALAAIALIVAFDAELTRLIQLYIIGVFVSFTLSQAGMVRHWRKELAAPETRREERVHIHRRLAINAIGAAMTAVVLVIVLITKFTHGAWLVVIAMPLLFLGMKGVRRHYDLVARQVAVAPGVKPRKPARHHVVVLVASVHAPTLKALGFALGLRPDTLTALSVAADEEDAEQLRAAWGEHDPGIPLKILHSPYREVVGPVLSYVQEQAAKEGTDMLSVVIPEYVVGHWWEQPLHNQNALRLKARLLFTPGVAVIDVPYLLESARHDEPVA, from the coding sequence ATGAGGCGCATCAACGCGAAACGGGTGCTGGTCGGCGAACCGCTCGACACCGCCCGGCTGGGCGAGACCCTGCTGCCCAAACGGCTCGCCCTGCCGATCTTCTGCAGCGACCCGCTCTCCTCGGTGGCCTACGCCACCGAGGAGATCCTGCTGATCCTCGCCCTCGGCGGCGTCACCCTGCTGCACCTCGCCTGGTACGCGGCCGCCGCCATCGTCTTCCTGATGGTGGTCGTCGTCGCCTCCTACCGGCAGACCTGCCACGCCTACCCGGGCGGCGGCGGCGCCTACATCGTCAGCTCCGAGAACCTCGGCCCGACCGCCGCGCTGACCGCCGCCAGCGCCCTGCTCGTCGACTACGTCCTCACCGTCGCCGTCTCCGTGGTCTCCGGCGTCGCCGCGATCACCTCGGCCATCCCGTCCCTGCACGACCACATGGTCCTCCTCTCGGTCTGCTTCGTGGTGCTGCTGACCTTGATGAACCTGCGCGGCGTGCGCGAGTCGGGCCGGGTCTTCGCGATCCCCACCTACGGCTTCGTCCTCGTCATCTACATCATGTTCGCGGTCGCGGCCGTCCGGCTGGGCACCGGCACCACCATCCGCGCGGAATCAGCCGAGCTGCCCATCACCGCCGAAGGGACCTACGCGGGACTCGCCGTGGTCCTGCTCGCCCTGCGCGCCTTCGCCTCCGGCTGCACCGCCCTCACCGGCGTCGAGGCGATCAGCAACGGCGTCCCCGCCTTCCAGAAGCCCAAGGCCCGCAACGCGGCCACCACCCTCGCCGCCATGGGCGTGCTCTCCGTGACCATGTTCGTCGGGATCACGGTGCTCGCGATGTCCTACAAGGTGCACGTCGCCGCCGACCCCACCGAGCTGGGCCTGCCCGCCGGAACAGCCACCTCCACCGCGCTCGCGCAGATCGGCCGCGCCACCTTCGGCAGCTGGGACTTCCTCTTCTACCTGCTCCAGGCCGTCACCGCGGGCGTCCTGATCCTCGCCGCGAACACCGCCTTCAACGGATTCCCGATGCTGGCCTCGATCCTGGCCAAGGACCGCTACGCACCGCGCCAGCTCTTCAACCGCGGCGACCGGCTCGTCTACTCCAACGGCGTCGTGGTCCTCGCGCTCGCCGCCATCGCCCTCATCGTCGCCTTCGACGCCGAGCTGACCCGGCTCATCCAGCTCTACATCATCGGCGTCTTCGTCTCCTTCACCCTGTCCCAGGCCGGCATGGTCCGGCACTGGCGCAAGGAACTCGCGGCCCCCGAGACCCGCCGCGAAGAGCGCGTCCACATCCACCGCCGCCTCGCCATCAACGCGATCGGCGCCGCGATGACCGCGGTGGTCCTGGTCATCGTCCTGATCACCAAGTTCACGCACGGCGCCTGGCTCGTCGTCATCGCCATGCCGCTGCTCTTCCTCGGCATGAAGGGCGTACGCCGCCACTACGACCTGGTGGCCCGGCAGGTCGCCGTCGCCCCCGGCGTCAAACCGCGCAAACCCGCCCGCCACCACGTCGTCGTCCTCGTCGCCTCCGTGCACGCCCCCACGCTCAAAGCCCTCGGCTTCGCCCTCGGCCTGCGCCCCGACACCCTCACGGCCCTCAGCGTCGCCGCCGACGAGGAGGACGCGGAACAGCTGCGCGCCGCCTGGGGCGAGCACGACCCGGGGATCCCGCTCAAGATCCTCCACTCGCCGTACCGGGAGGTCGTCGGCCCCGTCCTGTCCTACGTGCAGGAACAGGCCGCCAAGGAGGGCACGGACATGCTGTCCGTGGTCATCCCGGAGTACGTCGTGGGCCACTGGTGGGAGCAGCCCCTGCACAACCAGAACGCGCTGCGGCTCAAGGCGCGGCTGCTGTTCACCCCCGGGGTCGCCGTGATCGACGTACCGTACCTGCTCGAATCCGCGCGGCACGACGAACCCGTGGCGTAG